In Brienomyrus brachyistius isolate T26 chromosome 3, BBRACH_0.4, whole genome shotgun sequence, the following proteins share a genomic window:
- the LOC125739069 gene encoding core histone macro-H2A.2, giving the protein MSARGGKKKTTKLSRSARAGVIFPVGRMMRYLRTGTHKYRIGMGAPVYMAAVIEYLAAEILELAGNAARDNKKGRITPRHIKLAIANDEELNQLLRSVTISNGGVLPRIHPELLSKKRGSRVKVDTQVTVPEKRTSRVKSIKKPSAKRGRGKPGRKPRKNAEHDKEGASSSTTEDGPGDGFTVLSAKSLFLGQKLSLTETEISKIGSIKVEGIINPTNADIDLKEGIGNALEKAGGREFLEGVKELRKSQGPLDVAAVAVSQASGLAARFVIHCNIPQWGSEKCEDQLEKTVKNCLSAAEEKKLKSVAFPSLPAGRNGFPKQTAAQLILKAISSHFVSATASSLKNIYFVLFDSESIGIYLQEMAKMDAK; this is encoded by the exons ATGTCTGCCAGAGGCGGCAAGAAGAAAACCACTAAACTGTCTCGCTCAGCCAGGGCGGGGGTCATCTTTCCTGTTGGCAGGATGATGAGGTATCTACGTACTGGTACCCACAAGTACCGCATTGGCATGGGTGCCCCGGTCTACATGGCAGCTGTCATTGAGTACCTTGCAG CTGAGATTTTGGAGCTGGCAGGTAACGCGGCACGGGACAACAAGAAGGGCCGTATTACACCGAGACACATCAAGCTGGCCATAGCCAATGATGAGGAGCTCAATCAG CTTCTTCGCAGTGTGACCATATCTAATGGAGGAGTCCTACCCAGAATTCATCCCGAGCTGCTGTCCAAGAAGAGGGGCAGCCGTGTCAAGGTGGATACTCAGGTCACTGTGCCAGAGAAACGCACCAGTCGAGTGAAGAGCATCAAGAAGCCCTCAgcaaaaagaggaagaggaaagcCAGGCCGGAAACCAAGG AAAAATGCAGAACATGACAAAGAAGGGGCCTCCAGTTCCACTACAGAAGATGGTCCGGGTGATGGCTTTACAGTCCTTTCAGCAAAGAGTTTGTTCCTGGGTCAGAAG CTTTCATTGACAGAGACGGAAATAAGCAAAATTGGATCCATCAAAGTGGAGGGAATCATCAACCCCACCAATGCTGATATAGACCTGAAAGAGGGCATTG GCAATGCTCTTGAAAAGGCTGGAGGGAGAGAATTCCTGGAAGGAGTAAAAGAACTACGAAAATCCCAAGGCCCTCTGGACGTCGCCGCAG TTGCGGTGAGCCAAGCCAGTGGCCTGGCAGCTCGCTTTGTCATCCACTGCAACATCCCTCAGTGGGGTTCAGAGAAGTGTGAGGACCAGCTGGAGAAAACAGTTAAGAACTGCCTCTCTGCTGCAGAAGAGAAGAAGCTTAAGTCAGTGGCCTTTCCCTCTCTCCCTGCAGGCCG GAATGGCTTCCCTAAGCAGACTGCAGCCCAGCTGATCCTCAAGGCCATTTCCAGTCACTTTGTGTCTGCCACAGCCTCCTCTCTGAAAAACATCTACTTCGTACTGTTTGACAGCGAGAGCATTGGCATTTATCTTCAGGAAATGGCCAAGATGGATGCCAAGTGA